One Cicer arietinum cultivar CDC Frontier isolate Library 1 chromosome 8, Cicar.CDCFrontier_v2.0, whole genome shotgun sequence DNA segment encodes these proteins:
- the LOC101493915 gene encoding uncharacterized protein — MTPLLGRVNKFVFSSQIEGFLSLINSKQYLQPWFITVRNFSFNDDRGGAREYPSFNDNGSNRSDKAFDIQQSSSESGPSRSFRGQKQINQTPLNSQEYSRGGRSVRPRFDDRRGSKSSQIDLGFQGRNVAEVSRDAGQLGDSFLDKFKLGFDDKVGNHSEVESNGQTEGSRASDTDQPAQEPMPQDADEIFKKMKETGLIPNAVAMLDGLCKDGNVQEALKLFGLMREKGTIPEIVIYTAVVEGYTKAHKADDAIRIFRKMQSNGISPNAYSFTVLIQGLYKCSRLQDALEFCVEMLEAGYSLNVTTFVGVVDGFCKEDGVEEAKGVIKTLTEKGFAYDEKAVREFLDKKAPFSPSIWEAVFGKKVSQRPF, encoded by the coding sequence ATGACACCATTGTTAGGGCGTGTTAATAAGTTTGTATTTTCCTCCCAAATTGAAGGGTTTCTTTCCCTTATTAATTCCAAACAATATCTTCAACCATGGTTTATTACTGTGCGCAATTTTAGCTTCAATGATGATCGCGGTGGCGCGCGAGAATACCCAAGTTTTAATGACAATGGTAGTAATAGGAGTGACAAAGCATTCGATATTCAACAATCTTCGTCGGAATCAGGTCCAAGTAGGTCTTTTAGAGGTCAGAAGCAAATTAATCAAACTCCTTTGAATTCCCAAGAATATAGTAGAGGTGGTCGTTCTGTTCGTCCGAGATTTGATGACAGACGTGGCAGTAAATCGTCGCAGATTGATCTTGGATTTCAGGGCAGAAATGTTGCTGAAGTTAGTAGAGATGCGGGTCAATTAGGAGATAGTTTCCTTGATAAATTTAAGCTTGGTTTTGATGATAAAGTAGGGAATCACTCGGAGGTTGAATCAAACGGCCAAACTGAAGGATCAAGGGCGTCCGATACTGATCAACCAGCGCAAGAGCCCATGCCTCAAGATGCCGATGAAATCTTCAAGAAGATGAAGGAAACAGGTCTTATCCCTAATGCAGTGGCTATGCTTGATGGTCTATGTAAAGATGGTAATGTCCAAGAAGCTTTGAAGCTTTTTGGTTTGATGCGTGAAAAGGGAACGATTCCAGAGATTGTCATTTACACAGCTGTAGTGGAGGGCTATACAAAGGCTCACAAGGCTGATGATGCCATAAGAATTTTCAGAAAAATGCAGAGTAATGGCATTTCACCAAATGCTTACAGTTTTACTGTACTTATACAAGGACTCTACAAATGTAGCAGATTACAGGATGCTCTTGAATTTTGCGTGGAGATGTTAGAAGCAGGTTATTCTCTAAATGTGACAACTTTTGTAGGTGTGGTTGATGGTTTCTGCAAGGAAGATGGAGTTGAAGAAGCTAAAGGTGTTATCAAGACATTAACAGAGAAGGGTTTTGCTTATGATGAGAAAGCTGTTCGGGAGTTTTTGGACAAGAAAGCACCATTTTCACCCTCCATTTGGGAGGCCGTCTTCGGGAAGAAAGTTTCGCAGAGaccattttaa
- the LOC101506589 gene encoding probable polyol transporter 3 — protein MYLGKETSGNGLNKYACACVMAATIISAIFGYITGVMAGALLFIKEELEISDMQVQLVAGILNVCALPACMVAGRTSDYIGRRYTIILSAVIFFIGSILMGYGPSFPILMVGRCTAGFGVGFALIIAPIYSAEISSPSYRGFLTSLPDVSLNVGFLLGYVSNYFLGKLSLRLGWRIMLAIPSIPSFGLVILMLKLVESPRWLVMQGRLGDARKVLMLISNSKEEAEQRLKEIKVAVGIDEKCDQNIVHVPQKTRSGGGALQEMFCKPSKPVKKILIAAIGVHVFQQICGIEGILLYSPRIFEKIGISEKSTLLLATVGIGISQSLFTFLSSFLLDKIGRRILLLVSSGGVVVSWLGLSVCSAILENSQDEEPLWAITLVIIAIYILVAFVAIGIGPVTWVYSSEIFPLRLRAQGLGICVAVNRVTNVAVVSSFISIFKTITLGGTFFSLVGINVLAWWFYYSFLPETKGRSLEDMETIFGEDSKEEVQMKIQCNHA, from the exons atgtatttgggAAAAGAAACAAGTGGAAATGGTCTCAACAAGTACGCTTGTGCTTGTGTGATGGCAGCTACTATTATCTCTGCCATATTTGGTTATA ttACTGGAGTGATGGCAGGAGCACTGTTATTCATAAAAGAAGAACTTGAAATAAGTGACATGCAAGTTCAACTTGTAGCAGGAATCTTAAATGTGTGTGCATTACCAGCATGCATGGTTGCTGGAAGAACATCTGATTACATAGGACGACGCTACACAATAATTCTATCCGCAGTAATATTCTTTATAGGCTCAATTTTAATGGGCTATGGTCCATCTTTTCCAATTTTGATGGTTGGAAGATGCACTGCAGGATTTGGTGTTGGTTTTGCACTTATCATAGCACCTATTTATAGTGCTGAAATTTCATCACCTTCTTATAGAGGTTTTCTAACTTCTCTACCAGATGTTTCACTCAATGTAGGTTTTTTACTTGGTTATGTCTCAAATTATTTCCTAGGAAAATTGTCTCTAAGACTTGGATGGAGAATTATGCTTGCAATTCCTTCAATTCCTTCATTTGGGTTAGTGATTTTAATGTTGAAATTAGTTGAGTCTCCAAGATGGTTGGTTATGCAAGGTAGATTAGGTGATGCTAGGAAAGTTCTTATGTTAATTTCTAATTCAAAAGAAGAAGCAGAACAAAGATTGAAGGAAATAAAAGTTGCTGTTGGAATTGATGAAAAGTGTGACCAAAACATAGTTCATGTTCCACAAAAAACTCGTAGTGGTGGTGGAGCTTTACAAGAAATGTTTTGTAAACCTTCAAAACCTGTTAAAAAGATACTAATTGCAGCTATTGGTGTTCATGTTTTTCAACAAATTTGTGGAATTGAAGGAATTTTGTTATATAGTCCaagaatttttgaaaaaataggaATTTCTGAAAAAAGTACATTACTTTTAGCAACGGTTGGTATAGGAATAAGCCAATCTTTATTCACATTTTTATCATCATTTTTATTGGACAAAATTGGGAGAAGAATTTTATTGTTGGTTAGTTCAGGAGGTGTGGTTGTGAGTTGGTTAGGATTAAGTGTTTGTTCAGCTATATTGGAAAATTCTCAAGATGAAGAACCATTATGGGCCATAACTTTGGTTATTATTGCTATATACATTTTGGTTGCTTTTGTTGCTATTGGAATTGGGCCTGTGACATGGGTTTATAGCTCTGAAATATTTCCACTAAGGTTAAGAGCCCAAGGTCTTGGTATTTGTGTGGCTGTAAATAGGGTTACAAATGTGGCTGTGGTTTCTagtttcatttcaatttttaaaaccaTTACATTGGGTGGGACTTTCTTTAGTCTTGTGGGTATTAATGTTTTGGCTTGGTGGTTTTATTACTCTTTCTTGCCTGAAACTAAAGGAAGATCATTAGAAGATATGGAGACAATATTTGGGGAAGATTCCAAGGAAGAGGTACAAATGAAGATTCAATGCAACCATGCATAG
- the LOC101494544 gene encoding uncharacterized protein, translating into MKQASTKSSLRRLCPNINKEDGLETVLEIPIPEEMFSNMGSNVTLRWQNMLTWMKAQSEDKLSSPTVSARLNELRFLLYLVGSPLIPLQVQLGHSIHRPVRDCSIEASTAKYIVQQYIAATGGQPALNVVDSMCVMGQVKITASDFHHTSETIEVKKTSEETGGFVLWQKDPDLWCLELIVSGCKVCCGSNGKVSWRHSSNQQTPVSRGAPRPLRRFLQGLDPRATANLFLDAACIGEKIINDEECFILKLETSPAIREAQSGPNFEVIHHTIWGYFSQRSGLLVQFEDSRLLTMRTKDDNDIFWETSLESVIDDYKYVDGINVSHSGTTRVTVSRYGEQSANHKRELEERWKIEEVDFNIWGLTAESFLPPSNLGKTSLK; encoded by the exons ATGAAACAAGCAAGTACAAAGTCATCCTTAAGGAGATTATGTCCAAACATTAATAAAGAAGATGGATTGGAAACTGTTCTTGAAATACCTATACCTGAAGAAATGTTTTCAAATATGGGAAGTAATGTGACATTAAGGTGGCAAAATATGTTAACATGGATGAAGGCTCAAAGCGAAGATAAATTGTCTTCCCCTACGGTTTCAGCTCGATTAAATGAGTTACGGTTCTTGCTTTACCTTGTTGGTTCTCCTCTTATTCCTCTTCAAGTACAATTAGGTCATTCCATTCACCGTCCCGTCAGAGATTGTTCAATT GAAGCATCAACTGCCAAGTATATAGTACAACAATATATAGCAGCGACAGGAGGACAACCAGCATTGAATGTGGTTGACAGTATGTGTGTAATGGGTCAGGTAAAGATTACTGCTTCAGATTTTCATCATACTAGTGAAACCATTGAAGTTAAGAAAACATCTGAAGAAACCGGAGGATTTGTTTTGTGGCAAAAAGACCCAGATTTGTGGTGTTTAGAGCTTATTGTGTCCGGTTGCAAGGTTTGTTGTGGTAGCAATGGTAAAGTCTCATGGCGACATTCTTCTAATCAACAAACTCCTGTTTCAAGAGGTGCACCGAGACCTCTTCGTCGATTCCTTCAG GGATTGGATCCAAGGGCTACagcaaatttatttttggatgCGGCATGTATAGGAGAAAAAATAATCAACGATGAAGAATGTTTCATTCTAAAGTTAGAAACAAGCCCAGCAATTCGTGAGGCCCAAAGTGGCCCAAATTTTGAGGTCATTCATCACACTATATGGGGCTATTTTAGCCAGCGTTCGGGTCTATTAGTTCAATTTGAAGATTCTAGATTACTAACAATGAGAACCAAAGATGATAATGATATTTTTTGGGAAACAAGTCTAGAGTCAGTAATTGATGATTATAAGTATGTAGATGGAATAAATGTTTCACACAGTGGTACCACTCGAGTTACAGTTTCTAGATATGGAGAACAATCAGCAAATCATAAAAGGGAATTGGAAGAAAGGTGGAAGATTGAAGAGGTAGATTTTAATATATGGGGTTTGACTGCTGAAAGTTTTTTGCCTCCGTCAAACTTAGGAAAGacatcattaaaataa
- the LOC101494863 gene encoding uncharacterized protein gives MKDDDALPTTATSNKKENMDSSLFGKGRYKFWALAAILLLAFWSMFTGTVSLRWSGNLNSLSNDLDTPIHDDLDVLEMEEREKVVRHMWDVYTNSRRIRLPRFWQEAFEAAYEELTSDVPGVRDAAITEIAKMSVRSIDFDPPPIQSTRAQEFSKSLKQVEKGTEATTSRRA, from the exons ATGAAGGATGACGATGCGCTTCCAACAACAGCGACAAGTAACAAAAAGGAAAACATGGATTCGAGTCTCTTTGGGAAAGGAAGGTACAAATTCTGGGCATTAGCAGCTATTTTGCTTCTTGCGTTTTGGTCCATGTTTACCGGAACCGTTTCTCTCCGTTGGTCCGGTAATCTCAATTCATTATCCAACGACCTCGATACTCCAATTCACGATGACCTCGATGTCCTT GAAATGGAGGAGAGGGAGAAAGTGGTGAGGCACATGTGGGATGTGTACACAAACAGCCGTAGGATCAGGTTGCCGAGGTTTTGGCAAGAGGCTTTTGAGGCTGCTTATGAAGAATTGACGAGTGATGTTCCTGGTGTTAGAGATGCTGCCATTACTGAGATCGCTAAGATGTCTGTGCGTTCTATTGATTTTGATCCACCTCCAATCCAATCCACG AGAGCACAAGAATTTAGTAAAAGCCTTAAGCAAGTTGAGAAAGGAACGGAAGCAACAACCTCTCGGCGTGCTTAA